A single genomic interval of Bacillus sp. es.036 harbors:
- the spoIIAB gene encoding anti-sigma F factor, with protein MRNRMELEFSALSQNESFARVTVAAFIAQLDPTVDELTEIKTVVSEAVTNAIIHGYEQNGEEKVYISVELNDDTVNLTIRDHGVGILDLEEARQPLYTSKPELERSGMGFTIMENFMDEVKVESASGQGTTIHLMKYLSKNKALCN; from the coding sequence ATGAGAAATCGAATGGAATTAGAATTTTCTGCGCTTAGTCAAAATGAATCTTTCGCTCGTGTAACGGTTGCTGCTTTTATTGCTCAGCTTGATCCTACTGTCGATGAATTAACCGAGATCAAAACTGTTGTTTCAGAGGCTGTTACGAATGCCATTATTCATGGATATGAGCAAAACGGAGAAGAAAAGGTTTATATTTCTGTGGAGTTAAATGACGATACGGTTAATTTAACGATTCGTGATCATGGTGTTGGTATTCTAGACCTTGAGGAGGCAAGACAGCCACTATATACCTCAAAGCCTGAATTAGAAAGATCAGGTATGGGATTCACAATTATGGAAAATTTTATGGATGAGGTTAAAGTGGAATCGGCTAGTGGACAGGGAACAACGATTCACTTAATGAAGTACCTATCAAAAAATAAAGCGTTATGTAATTAA
- the spoIIAA gene encoding anti-sigma F factor antagonist, translated as MSLSINLEVRHPVLLIRLDGELDHHTSEELRDRVDTIIEERKIEHIVLSLEGLSFMDSSGLGVVLGRYNKVKSFGGEMVVCSISPPVKRLFEMSGLFKIVRLEADEQHALATLGVA; from the coding sequence GTGAGTCTTTCGATCAATCTTGAAGTGAGACATCCCGTTCTTTTGATTCGACTTGATGGAGAGTTGGATCATCATACGTCAGAAGAACTAAGAGACAGGGTAGATACGATTATTGAAGAACGTAAAATTGAGCATATTGTACTTAGTCTCGAAGGACTATCTTTTATGGATAGTTCTGGTCTTGGTGTTGTTCTAGGCCGTTACAATAAAGTGAAAAGTTTTGGTGGAGAAATGGTTGTCTGCTCGATTTCCCCCCCTGTTAAGCGTTTGTTTGAAATGTCTGGACTCTTTAAAATCGTGAGACTAGAAGCTGACGAACAGCATGCTCTCGCAACTTTGGGGGTGGCATAA
- a CDS encoding D-alanyl-D-alanine carboxypeptidase family protein, which produces MKVVATALAFLLGGTLLVPSFTHAEEAKLKIAENSSSAILIERDTGEVLFEKDSDKKLPPASMTKIMTMILIMEAIESGKISLDQKVRASEYAASMGGSQIFLEAGEEMTVNDMLKGIAIASGNDASVAMAEAIAGSEEEFVKLMNDKAESMGLSHTHFVNPTGLPAEDHYSTANDMALMAKELLKYELITTYTGLYEDYLRQDTDKKFWLVNTNKLVKFYPGVDGLKTGFTSEAKYCLTATAKRDDMRVVAVVMGAPTPKVRNAEITKLFDYAFSQYKTQKLFDRNNVVTEVKVNKGDQSSMSVVTSERVSVLLKKGQENGDITTSIKIKKDIETPVKQGEEVGELSVKIDGHVTATSPVISAENINKASWWQLMKRTAAQFAKAPTQTVK; this is translated from the coding sequence ATGAAAGTTGTTGCAACAGCGCTCGCCTTCTTGCTGGGAGGAACCCTACTTGTTCCTTCTTTTACCCATGCTGAAGAAGCAAAGCTAAAAATCGCAGAGAATTCTTCTTCTGCAATTCTGATTGAGCGAGATACAGGTGAAGTATTGTTTGAAAAAGATAGTGATAAAAAGCTTCCTCCTGCGAGTATGACAAAAATCATGACGATGATCTTAATTATGGAAGCGATAGAAAGTGGCAAAATAAGCCTTGATCAGAAGGTAAGAGCAAGTGAATATGCTGCATCAATGGGTGGTTCGCAGATTTTCCTTGAAGCAGGAGAGGAAATGACTGTTAACGATATGCTGAAAGGCATCGCAATCGCTTCTGGTAATGATGCTTCTGTTGCAATGGCAGAAGCGATCGCTGGTTCGGAAGAAGAATTTGTTAAGTTAATGAATGACAAAGCGGAATCAATGGGTCTTAGTCATACCCATTTTGTTAATCCGACTGGTTTGCCTGCGGAAGATCATTACTCAACAGCAAATGATATGGCATTAATGGCGAAAGAGCTCCTTAAATATGAATTGATTACAACATATACTGGCTTGTATGAAGACTATTTAAGGCAGGATACAGATAAAAAATTCTGGCTTGTTAACACAAATAAACTTGTTAAATTTTATCCTGGTGTTGATGGTTTAAAGACTGGATTTACAAGTGAAGCAAAATATTGTCTTACTGCTACAGCAAAGCGAGATGACATGCGAGTTGTTGCCGTCGTCATGGGTGCTCCTACTCCAAAAGTACGTAATGCTGAGATTACAAAACTGTTTGATTATGCGTTTTCTCAATACAAAACCCAAAAACTATTCGATCGTAACAACGTTGTCACAGAAGTGAAAGTAAATAAAGGAGATCAGTCTTCTATGTCTGTTGTCACTTCTGAGCGTGTCTCTGTTTTACTAAAAAAAGGCCAGGAAAACGGTGATATAACAACGAGTATTAAAATCAAAAAGGATATTGAAACGCCTGTAAAGCAAGGGGAAGAGGTGGGTGAGCTGTCAGTGAAAATTGACGGGCATGTGACGGCAACCTCCCCCGTTATATCTGCGGAAAATATAAACAAAGCTTCCTGGTGGCAACTGATGAAACGAACGGCGGCGCAGTTCGCCAAAGCACCTACCCAAACTGTCAAGTGA
- a CDS encoding pyrimidine-nucleoside phosphorylase translates to MRMVDVIQKKRNGKELTKEEINFFIEGYTKGDIPDYQASALMMAIYFNGMKSNETALLTQAMVESGETIDLSAIKGHKVDKHSTGGVGDKTTFIVGPLVASVGVPVAKMSGRGLGHTGGTLDKLESIKGFHIEMTKEEFVSNVNTHKLSVAGQTGNLAPADKKLYALRDVTATVDSIPLIAGSIMSKKLASGADGIVLDVKTGSGAFMKKLEDSEALAREMVNIGNNLGRNTVAVISDMSQPLGFEVGNANEVREACQVLQGENIEDLRLLSLELASHMTVIAGAFDDFETAYKTLEENLQNGKAFESFRTLVQAQGGDVSVIDDLSKLPQAKHDIEVTAQQDGYVTEIDAESVGVAAMYLGAGRATKDDQINHGVGITLKKKVGDKVEKGEALVVLHSDEEDVQNSINKINEAYTVSKQATEKPQLIYKVIN, encoded by the coding sequence ATGAGAATGGTTGATGTTATTCAGAAAAAACGAAATGGAAAAGAATTGACGAAAGAAGAAATCAATTTCTTTATTGAAGGTTATACAAAAGGCGACATCCCTGATTACCAGGCATCTGCTTTAATGATGGCGATTTATTTCAATGGAATGAAATCAAATGAAACAGCATTGCTTACTCAGGCAATGGTGGAGTCCGGAGAAACGATTGATCTGTCTGCTATTAAAGGACACAAAGTGGACAAGCACTCTACGGGCGGCGTAGGTGACAAGACAACATTTATTGTTGGTCCACTGGTAGCGTCTGTTGGTGTCCCGGTAGCTAAAATGTCTGGGAGAGGTTTAGGGCACACTGGTGGTACACTAGACAAGCTTGAGTCCATTAAAGGCTTCCATATTGAAATGACAAAGGAAGAGTTTGTTAGTAATGTCAATACACACAAACTATCTGTAGCAGGACAAACGGGCAATCTTGCTCCTGCTGACAAAAAATTGTATGCATTGCGCGATGTGACAGCGACTGTTGATTCGATTCCTCTAATCGCAGGCTCAATCATGAGTAAAAAGCTAGCTTCGGGAGCGGATGGAATCGTTCTTGATGTGAAGACTGGCTCTGGTGCATTTATGAAGAAACTAGAAGATTCTGAAGCGCTTGCTAGAGAAATGGTTAATATCGGAAACAACCTCGGTAGAAACACAGTAGCGGTGATTAGCGACATGAGTCAACCGCTTGGTTTTGAAGTAGGGAATGCCAATGAAGTACGTGAAGCATGTCAGGTTCTTCAAGGAGAGAATATTGAGGATCTCCGTCTTCTATCTCTCGAACTTGCTTCTCATATGACAGTTATTGCTGGTGCATTTGATGATTTTGAGACAGCGTATAAAACCCTTGAAGAAAATTTACAAAATGGGAAGGCGTTTGAATCATTTAGAACGCTCGTTCAAGCTCAAGGTGGAGATGTTAGTGTCATTGATGACCTTTCTAAATTGCCGCAAGCAAAACATGATATTGAAGTAACGGCACAGCAAGACGGATACGTTACGGAAATTGATGCTGAATCAGTTGGCGTGGCAGCTATGTACCTTGGGGCAGGAAGAGCAACCAAGGACGATCAAATTAACCACGGTGTAGGAATTACACTTAAGAAAAAAGTTGGCGACAAAGTAGAGAAAGGTGAAGCGCTTGTTGTTCTTCACAGCGATGAAGAAGACGTTCAAAACTCGATCAATAAGATTAATGAAGCGTACACGGTTTCTAAACAAGCTACTGAAAAACCTCAACTTATATATAAAGTGATTAACTAA
- a CDS encoding purine-nucleoside phosphorylase, with protein sequence MTIKQEIQDASSYIQSQVGEFRPEIGLILGSGLGVLAEEIENPVQIPYSDIPNFPVSTVEGHAGQFVFGTLNGKAVAAMQGRFHFYEGYSMDKVTFPVRVMKELGILKVIVTNAAGGINEEFQPGDLMVIADHINNFGTNPLIGPNSNEFGPRFPDMSTAYSMDLQHLAQDTATELGMKLQSGVYVGNTGPTYETPAEVRMLRTLGGDAVGMSTVPEVIIARHAGMDVLGISCISNMAAGILDQPLHHDEVIETTEKVKSNFLLLVKTIVSKMG encoded by the coding sequence ATGACAATTAAACAAGAAATCCAAGATGCATCATCCTATATACAAAGTCAAGTTGGAGAGTTTCGTCCAGAAATCGGGCTGATCTTAGGTTCTGGTCTTGGTGTACTGGCTGAAGAAATTGAAAACCCTGTCCAAATCCCCTATAGTGACATTCCGAATTTCCCCGTCTCAACAGTAGAAGGGCACGCTGGACAATTTGTATTCGGAACGTTAAATGGAAAAGCAGTAGCAGCCATGCAGGGGCGTTTTCACTTTTATGAAGGTTATTCAATGGATAAAGTAACATTCCCCGTTCGAGTGATGAAAGAACTTGGGATTCTAAAAGTAATCGTAACGAATGCTGCAGGTGGTATAAATGAAGAGTTCCAACCTGGAGATTTAATGGTTATTGCTGATCACATTAATAACTTTGGGACAAATCCATTAATTGGACCAAATAGCAATGAGTTTGGACCACGTTTCCCGGATATGTCTACCGCTTATTCAATGGATCTTCAACATTTAGCACAAGATACGGCAACAGAACTTGGAATGAAACTACAATCTGGAGTATATGTCGGAAATACCGGACCAACTTATGAAACCCCAGCAGAGGTGCGCATGCTGCGTACATTGGGTGGCGATGCAGTAGGTATGTCGACTGTACCAGAGGTTATTATTGCAAGACACGCAGGCATGGATGTACTTGGAATCTCTTGTATTTCAAATATGGCAGCTGGAATCCTCGATCAACCACTTCATCATGACGAAGTGATTGAAACAACGGAGAAGGTAAAGTCGAACTTTCTGCTTTTAGTTAAAACAATTGTAAGTAAAATGGGTTAA
- the deoB gene encoding phosphopentomutase: MTKRFKRVFLVVMDSVGIGEAPDAEQFDDLGADTLGHIADHMNGLKMPNMEKLGLGNIRELNGVSSVEKPMAHYTKMMEASNGKDTMTGHWEIMGLHIEQPFRTFPEGFPDKLISELENRTGRKIIGNKPASGTEILVELGEEHVKTGALIVYTSADSVLQIAAHEDVVPLDELYHICEIAREMTKAEEYMVGRVIARPFLGEPGDFKRTSNRHDYALKPFGHTVMNELKDNGKDVIAIGKISDIYDEEGVTKSLRTKSNMDGMDKLFETQQMQFEGISFLNLVDFDALYGHRRDPQGYGEALEEYDERLTEVLDRMEEDDLLLITADHGNDPIHHGTDHTREYVPLLAYHKGIKEAVDLGIRDTFADIGATIADNFDVTLPKHGTSFLKKL; this comes from the coding sequence ATGACGAAACGTTTTAAAAGAGTATTTTTAGTTGTAATGGATTCAGTAGGAATCGGTGAAGCACCGGATGCTGAACAATTTGATGATCTAGGTGCAGATACATTGGGGCATATTGCCGACCATATGAATGGCCTCAAGATGCCGAATATGGAAAAGTTAGGTCTTGGTAATATTCGTGAACTTAATGGCGTCTCGAGCGTTGAGAAGCCTATGGCACATTATACTAAAATGATGGAAGCCTCGAACGGTAAAGATACGATGACTGGACACTGGGAGATCATGGGCCTTCATATTGAACAACCGTTCCGTACGTTTCCTGAAGGTTTTCCTGATAAGCTCATTTCAGAACTTGAAAATAGAACTGGAAGAAAGATTATTGGAAATAAACCTGCCTCAGGTACGGAAATTTTAGTAGAACTTGGCGAGGAACATGTCAAAACAGGCGCACTTATCGTATATACTTCGGCAGATTCTGTATTGCAAATCGCTGCACACGAAGATGTTGTGCCACTTGATGAACTTTATCATATTTGTGAGATTGCAAGAGAAATGACGAAGGCAGAAGAATATATGGTTGGGAGAGTAATCGCAAGGCCATTTCTAGGTGAGCCAGGCGACTTTAAACGCACTTCCAATCGCCATGATTATGCGCTTAAGCCGTTTGGACATACGGTTATGAATGAATTAAAAGACAATGGGAAAGACGTTATTGCAATCGGAAAGATTTCAGATATTTATGACGAAGAAGGTGTAACAAAGTCTCTTCGTACGAAATCAAATATGGACGGCATGGATAAGTTGTTTGAAACTCAACAAATGCAATTTGAAGGAATCAGCTTCCTAAACCTCGTCGACTTTGATGCATTATATGGGCATAGAAGAGACCCGCAAGGTTATGGTGAAGCGCTAGAAGAGTATGACGAGAGATTAACGGAAGTTCTCGATCGAATGGAAGAAGATGATTTGTTATTGATCACAGCCGATCATGGGAATGATCCAATTCATCATGGAACAGATCATACACGTGAATATGTTCCATTACTTGCCTACCATAAAGGGATAAAAGAAGCAGTAGATCTCGGTATTCGTGACACATTTGCTGATATTGGAGCAACAATTGCGGATAATTTTGATGTAACGTTACCAAAACACGGGACAAGCTTTCTTAAAAAGCTTTAA
- the xerD gene encoding site-specific tyrosine recombinase XerD — protein sequence MKDQVQDFLHYLIVERSLSKNTLDAYRRDLAQYLKHLIEYENISSLNDVRRMHIVNYLYALRDSGKASTTIARNIASIRAFHQFLLREKAAEQDPSVHIETPKTERKLPKILSTAEVEQLLEAPDYSTPFGKRDRAMLEVLYATGLRVSELIELKMEDIHLTMGFIRTIGKGNKERIVPLGKMARDALTTYLDEGRGQLMKKNRTDMLFLNHRGESLSRQGFWKILKKLAVKANILKPLTPHTLRHSFATHLLENGADLRAVQELLGHADISTTQIYTHVTKARLKDIYSTYHPRA from the coding sequence ATGAAAGATCAGGTACAGGATTTTTTACATTATTTAATCGTTGAGCGAAGCCTGTCCAAAAATACGCTCGATGCATACAGGCGAGATCTCGCTCAATATTTAAAACATTTAATTGAATATGAGAATATATCTTCATTGAATGATGTGCGGCGCATGCATATTGTAAACTATCTCTATGCTCTTAGAGACAGTGGGAAAGCATCCACTACAATTGCTCGTAATATTGCATCTATACGAGCGTTTCATCAGTTTTTACTTCGGGAGAAGGCTGCTGAACAGGATCCTTCTGTACATATCGAAACTCCCAAAACAGAGCGGAAGTTACCTAAAATCCTATCAACAGCAGAAGTTGAGCAATTATTGGAAGCTCCAGATTATTCTACCCCCTTTGGTAAACGTGATCGCGCGATGCTAGAGGTGTTATATGCGACGGGTTTACGCGTTAGTGAATTAATTGAATTGAAAATGGAAGATATCCATTTAACGATGGGATTTATTCGAACAATAGGTAAGGGAAATAAAGAAAGAATCGTTCCGCTAGGTAAAATGGCAAGAGATGCTCTCACGACCTATCTTGATGAAGGTAGGGGGCAATTAATGAAAAAGAATCGAACGGATATGCTGTTTTTGAACCATCGTGGTGAAAGCTTATCAAGACAAGGGTTCTGGAAAATTCTTAAGAAGCTTGCAGTAAAAGCAAACATTCTTAAGCCTCTTACGCCACATACGTTAAGACATTCATTTGCTACCCATTTATTAGAAAATGGCGCTGATTTAAGAGCGGTACAGGAGCTTCTTGGACATGCCGATATTTCTACAACACAGATTTATACACATGTGACTAAAGCGAGGCTAAAGGATATTTATTCCACTTATCATCCTAGAGCCTAA
- a CDS encoding YqzK family protein, with the protein MKQGLLVVLDTMKVFLLFTGCTLLFYFGILWVNQEYQNYHRYDVPQGKAVKVVQMKSDTQLTFLERLNLFYQTGE; encoded by the coding sequence TTGAAACAGGGTCTATTGGTTGTTTTAGATACAATGAAAGTTTTCTTGCTTTTTACTGGATGTACTTTACTATTTTACTTTGGCATTCTCTGGGTAAATCAAGAATACCAGAATTACCATCGCTATGATGTGCCACAAGGAAAAGCGGTGAAAGTCGTTCAAATGAAATCGGATACTCAGCTCACTTTCCTTGAAAGGCTCAATTTGTTTTACCAGACAGGTGAATAA
- the fur gene encoding ferric iron uptake transcriptional regulator: MESRIDRIKKHLHSQSYKLTPQREATVRVLLENEEDHLSAEDVYLLVKEKSPEIGLATVYRTLELLAELKIVDKINFGDGVSRFDLRQEGAAHFHHHLVCIECGAVDEIQEDLLGDVEKVVENDWNFKIKDHRLTFHGICYRCQKQEDKEQSEQAVNHS, from the coding sequence ATGGAAAGCAGAATCGATCGAATTAAGAAACATCTTCATTCTCAAAGCTATAAGCTAACACCTCAACGGGAAGCAACCGTACGGGTCCTTCTTGAGAACGAAGAAGACCATTTAAGTGCTGAAGATGTGTATTTACTCGTTAAAGAGAAATCTCCTGAAATTGGCCTAGCAACGGTTTATCGTACGCTTGAGCTACTAGCTGAATTGAAAATCGTTGATAAAATCAATTTTGGCGATGGTGTGTCAAGGTTTGATCTAAGACAAGAGGGTGCTGCCCATTTTCATCATCACCTGGTTTGTATTGAGTGTGGTGCAGTAGATGAAATTCAGGAAGATTTGCTTGGAGATGTAGAAAAAGTAGTTGAAAACGATTGGAACTTTAAAATCAAAGATCATCGTCTAACGTTTCATGGAATCTGTTATCGCTGTCAAAAGCAGGAAGATAAAGAACAGTCAGAACAAGCTGTTAATCATAGTTAA
- the spoIIM gene encoding stage II sporulation protein M — translation MSRSRRLKQMISAHLSDQLSLYTFIAVLFLMGIVFGAVIVNSLSFTQKEELAVYLTRFFGQVSDGQFASSSEMFQQSLTHYAKYIGLMWLLGLTIIGLPIVLVMLFLKGIVVGFTVGFLVNQMSWKGFLLAFVSVFPQNILAVPVMIVVATASLTFSLRLMKQLVMKRRSEPILPPFMRFSALILCALVILCVAAWFEAYLSPGLIKAVVDIK, via the coding sequence ATGAGTCGTAGTAGACGTCTAAAGCAAATGATATCCGCTCATCTATCAGATCAGTTATCTCTCTACACATTTATTGCGGTTTTGTTTCTGATGGGAATTGTGTTTGGAGCTGTTATCGTAAATAGTTTAAGTTTCACTCAAAAAGAAGAACTTGCGGTTTATTTAACTCGTTTTTTTGGACAGGTATCCGATGGCCAATTTGCATCATCTTCTGAAATGTTTCAGCAAAGTTTAACACACTATGCAAAGTATATCGGTTTGATGTGGCTTCTTGGTCTTACAATTATCGGTCTCCCTATTGTGTTAGTGATGCTTTTTCTAAAAGGAATTGTTGTAGGGTTTACTGTAGGGTTTCTAGTTAACCAAATGAGTTGGAAAGGCTTTTTGTTGGCTTTCGTTTCTGTATTTCCACAAAACATCCTAGCCGTTCCGGTAATGATTGTGGTAGCTACAGCTTCTTTAACATTTTCACTTAGGCTAATGAAACAATTAGTTATGAAAAGAAGGTCAGAACCAATCCTCCCTCCATTCATGAGGTTTTCGGCTCTGATTTTGTGTGCTTTGGTGATTTTATGTGTTGCAGCGTGGTTTGAAGCCTATTTATCACCTGGATTAATAAAAGCAGTTGTAGATATAAAATAA
- a CDS encoding endonuclease Q family protein produces the protein MKSCYADFHIHIGRTRTNKAVKITGAKSLTLSAILKEARSRKGLDMIGVIDCHVPEVMAELEEYIVRGQGYELKDGGIRFGSLTLILGTEIEIYDENCHGPIHVLVYLPNLSKMKHFSEWLNSRMKNVSLSSQRIYEKAEVIQEKTRELAGLFIPAHVFTPFKSLYGKGVNRSISEVLDLNKIDGIELGLSSDTQMADQIQELHTFPYLTNSDAHSIQKMAREYQLLSVREASFTEWSKALKGVEGRGIKANFGLSPKLGKYYRTSCSQCHTPVLQTHCEVCGSHKIVKGVLNRIQELSSASTHPMRPPYIHHVPLDFLPGLGPKTFERLLAVFGTEMNILHAVSESDLANVVGEPLAHLIVLSRSGELALKQGGGGTYGKVIKQKR, from the coding sequence ATGAAGTCATGTTATGCAGATTTCCATATTCATATTGGGAGGACAAGGACCAATAAAGCAGTAAAAATAACAGGAGCAAAGTCTTTAACCCTATCTGCAATCTTAAAAGAAGCGAGATCGAGAAAAGGTCTTGATATGATTGGTGTCATTGATTGTCACGTTCCTGAAGTAATGGCAGAGTTGGAAGAATACATTGTTAGAGGTCAAGGGTATGAATTAAAAGATGGTGGCATTCGCTTCGGGTCGCTTACGCTCATTTTAGGAACCGAAATTGAAATCTATGATGAAAACTGCCACGGTCCCATTCACGTATTAGTGTATTTGCCGAATTTATCAAAAATGAAACATTTTTCAGAGTGGCTTAATTCTCGCATGAAAAACGTCTCGCTTAGCTCACAGAGGATCTATGAAAAGGCTGAAGTTATTCAAGAGAAAACAAGAGAACTTGCTGGTTTATTCATACCTGCTCATGTATTTACGCCATTTAAAAGTCTTTATGGTAAAGGGGTTAATCGGTCAATAAGTGAAGTGCTGGATCTTAATAAAATAGACGGAATTGAACTAGGACTTTCGTCAGATACGCAAATGGCAGATCAGATCCAGGAGCTTCATACTTTCCCTTATTTAACTAATTCCGATGCGCACTCCATACAAAAAATGGCTAGGGAATATCAGCTATTATCTGTAAGAGAGGCGTCATTTACAGAATGGTCGAAGGCTTTAAAAGGAGTTGAAGGGCGGGGGATTAAAGCGAATTTTGGCTTAAGTCCAAAGTTAGGTAAGTATTATAGAACTAGTTGTTCTCAATGTCACACCCCTGTACTTCAAACCCATTGCGAAGTTTGTGGTAGTCATAAAATAGTGAAAGGAGTATTGAATCGAATTCAAGAATTAAGTTCAGCTTCCACTCATCCTATGCGCCCGCCTTATATTCACCATGTTCCCTTAGATTTTCTTCCAGGACTTGGTCCGAAAACATTCGAACGGCTTTTAGCTGTTTTTGGCACCGAAATGAACATTCTCCATGCCGTTAGCGAAAGTGATTTGGCTAATGTAGTAGGTGAACCACTCGCACATTTAATTGTCCTTTCACGAAGTGGAGAACTTGCATTAAAACAAGGCGGTGGTGGGACATACGGAAAGGTCATCAAGCAGAAGAGATAA
- a CDS encoding NUDIX hydrolase: MDHLYEKTLHSETIYEGRIIDVRVEDVQLPNGKQSKRELIDHPGAVAIIAQTPDDKILAVRQYRKALGKAIVEIPAGKLEQGEEPELTAVRELEEETGYTCEKLEKVISFYTSPGFANELVHLYVAKGLTKKGEQSADEDEFLDLLHLSIEEMEEMLDSQEIHDAKTAYAIMYLKMKLMK, translated from the coding sequence ATGGACCATTTATATGAAAAGACCTTGCACTCAGAAACGATTTATGAAGGTAGGATTATTGACGTTAGAGTAGAGGATGTGCAGTTACCGAATGGTAAACAAAGCAAGCGAGAATTAATTGATCATCCCGGTGCAGTTGCGATTATTGCTCAAACACCTGATGATAAAATACTCGCGGTTAGGCAATATCGTAAAGCGCTTGGCAAAGCGATTGTAGAAATACCAGCAGGTAAACTTGAGCAAGGTGAAGAGCCTGAATTAACTGCTGTGCGTGAACTAGAAGAAGAAACAGGTTATACGTGTGAAAAACTTGAAAAAGTGATTTCGTTCTATACATCTCCGGGCTTTGCTAATGAGCTTGTCCATTTATATGTTGCCAAAGGATTAACGAAAAAGGGAGAACAGTCCGCTGATGAAGATGAATTTCTTGATCTACTTCATTTATCAATAGAAGAAATGGAAGAAATGCTAGATAGCCAAGAGATTCATGACGCAAAAACGGCATATGCGATCATGTATTTAAAAATGAAGCTCATGAAATGA
- the mciZ gene encoding Z-ring formation inhibitor MciZ — MKVYIQPNGITMVGKPKQIQLMIRHYMNHYETIEEWIHAPAVRTKSHLRLIQ, encoded by the coding sequence ATGAAAGTTTATATTCAGCCGAATGGGATTACGATGGTTGGAAAACCAAAGCAAATTCAATTAATGATCAGACACTATATGAATCATTATGAAACGATTGAAGAATGGATTCACGCCCCTGCAGTTCGTACAAAATCGCACTTGAGATTAATTCAATAA
- a CDS encoding cysteine hydrolase family protein, with protein MKEALLIIDMSNDFIHDQGGLTSGKVGQEIVPNIITLANEFLEEGKEVVICMDAHQENDEHFKIWPVHNVIGSWGQDLYGELKTWFEANQNLAQVTYVPKTEYDAFYNTNLEEILKSKNIDTVHLSGVCTDICDFLTAYGAYARGFHTVAQSNCMATFSEHHDVFLQQMKNIFKTDIR; from the coding sequence ATGAAAGAAGCGTTATTAATTATTGATATGAGCAATGACTTTATTCACGATCAAGGTGGACTTACTTCAGGAAAAGTAGGGCAGGAGATTGTTCCAAATATTATCACGCTCGCAAACGAGTTTCTTGAAGAAGGAAAGGAAGTTGTCATATGTATGGATGCCCATCAAGAAAATGATGAGCACTTTAAGATTTGGCCCGTACATAATGTTATCGGATCCTGGGGCCAGGACTTATATGGGGAATTGAAAACTTGGTTTGAAGCGAATCAAAATCTTGCACAAGTAACCTATGTACCTAAAACAGAATATGATGCTTTTTATAACACAAACCTGGAAGAAATATTGAAGAGCAAAAACATAGACACCGTTCATCTCTCAGGCGTATGTACCGATATATGTGATTTTTTAACCGCTTATGGTGCCTATGCAAGAGGGTTTCATACCGTTGCTCAAAGCAATTGTATGGCTACATTTTCTGAACACCATGATGTTTTTTTACAGCAAATGAAAAACATCTTCAAAACCGACATTCGTTAA